In Pseudomonadota bacterium, the following are encoded in one genomic region:
- a CDS encoding metalloregulator ArsR/SmtB family transcription factor, with the protein MKSEDVDAVAALLKTMSHPIRLKILCLLEDKELTVGDIRAEVKTTKANVSQHLTILRHQGVIDFRKDANFIYNRIADKRVLKLIKNMRELFCHE; encoded by the coding sequence ATGAAATCTGAGGATGTTGACGCTGTTGCCGCTCTTTTAAAAACCATGTCCCACCCGATCAGATTAAAAATTCTTTGTCTTCTGGAGGACAAGGAACTTACAGTTGGAGATATCAGGGCTGAAGTAAAAACAACCAAAGCCAATGTTTCGCAACACCTTACAATTCTCAGACATCAAGGGGTCATCGACTTCAGAAAAGATGCTAATTTCATTTATAACCGCATTGCTGATAAACGGGTCCTCAAACTCATAAAAAACATGCGGGAATTGTTTTGCCATGAGTAA